From Candidatus Hydrogenedentota bacterium, one genomic window encodes:
- a CDS encoding CTP synthase — MTRYVFVTGGVVSSIGKGILAAGLGLLLEARGLKIAMMKLDPYINVDPGTMNPFEHGEVFVTDDGAETDLDLGHYERFTSCKLSQRSNVTTGGIYNAVIQKERRGEYLGKTVQVIPHITDEIKSRIRKMSADSEEKIDIVIVEIGGTVGDIESLPFLEALRQYRLEVGPRNCCFVHVTLVPYIEAAGELKTKPTQHSVRALRDIGIQPNVIVCRTGPYALSDSERHKIAMFCDVTDEAIISARDTSPLYAIPLNFKAQGLDDTVLNLLNVQAGESDLGEWTRMVERLKASTREVRIAAVGKYVGHDDAYKSINEAFVHAGIENDCKVKLEWVDSEQFEHGSTPEEVLKDFHGILVGPGFGSRGVEGKIKAVTYARTHKIPFFGICLGMQVAAIEMARNCAGLANANSTEFDPETDAPVISLLSEQRGLKDMGGTMRLGAYRCELKEGTHAHVAYGQPAVEERHRHRYEFNNQFLEILKEKGPMIVSGVHHKGDHELVEIIEVKDHPWFCASQFHPEFNSTPLKAQPLFRDFVKAALEN; from the coding sequence ATGACGCGATATGTGTTTGTGACCGGCGGTGTGGTTTCATCGATAGGCAAGGGCATCCTGGCGGCGGGTCTCGGCTTGCTGTTGGAGGCGCGCGGTCTGAAAATCGCCATGATGAAGCTCGATCCCTATATCAACGTGGACCCCGGCACGATGAATCCCTTCGAGCACGGTGAAGTCTTCGTGACGGATGACGGCGCCGAAACGGACCTCGATCTGGGCCACTACGAGCGCTTCACGTCGTGCAAGCTTTCTCAGCGGAGCAACGTGACGACGGGCGGCATCTATAATGCGGTGATTCAGAAGGAGCGCCGCGGCGAGTACCTCGGCAAGACCGTGCAGGTTATCCCCCACATCACCGACGAAATCAAGTCGCGGATCCGCAAGATGTCGGCGGACTCGGAGGAGAAAATCGACATTGTGATTGTGGAGATTGGCGGTACCGTGGGCGATATCGAGAGTCTTCCCTTTCTGGAGGCGTTGCGGCAGTACCGTCTCGAAGTTGGTCCGCGCAATTGCTGTTTCGTGCACGTGACGCTGGTGCCCTACATCGAGGCGGCCGGCGAGTTGAAAACCAAACCGACCCAGCACAGCGTGCGCGCCTTGCGGGATATTGGCATCCAGCCCAACGTTATCGTATGCCGCACGGGTCCCTATGCGCTCAGCGACAGCGAGCGGCACAAGATCGCCATGTTCTGCGATGTGACGGACGAGGCGATTATCTCGGCGCGGGACACTTCGCCGCTGTATGCGATCCCCTTGAATTTCAAGGCCCAGGGCCTGGACGACACCGTACTGAACCTGCTTAACGTTCAGGCGGGTGAAAGTGATCTCGGCGAGTGGACGCGAATGGTGGAGCGCTTGAAAGCGAGCACCCGCGAGGTCCGAATCGCGGCCGTTGGCAAGTATGTGGGCCATGACGATGCCTATAAGAGCATTAACGAAGCCTTCGTTCACGCGGGCATTGAAAATGACTGCAAGGTGAAGTTGGAGTGGGTCGATTCCGAACAGTTCGAGCACGGGTCGACGCCGGAAGAGGTATTGAAGGACTTTCACGGCATTCTCGTGGGGCCCGGCTTCGGCAGTCGCGGTGTGGAAGGCAAAATCAAGGCTGTTACCTATGCGCGGACCCACAAGATCCCCTTCTTCGGGATATGTCTGGGAATGCAGGTGGCCGCGATCGAGATGGCGCGCAACTGCGCCGGGCTGGCCAACGCCAATTCGACCGAATTCGATCCGGAGACGGACGCGCCGGTGATTTCCCTGCTCAGCGAGCAACGGGGTCTGAAGGACATGGGCGGTACGATGCGCCTGGGCGCCTACCGTTGCGAACTCAAGGAGGGTACCCACGCGCACGTGGCCTATGGCCAGCCGGCGGTGGAGGAACGTCACCGGCACCGCTACGAGTTTAACAATCAATTCCTGGAAATCCTCAAGGAGAAGGGACCGATGATTGTCAGCGGCGTCCACCACAAGGGTGACCACGAGCTGGTGGAAATCATCGAGGTGAAGGACCACCCGTGGTTCTGCGCTTCCCAGTTTCACCCCGAGTTCAACAGCACGCCGCTGAAGGCGCAGCCCCTGTTTCGCGATTTTGTCAAAGCCGCACTCGAAAACTGA